The following proteins come from a genomic window of Citrobacter europaeus:
- the glgA gene encoding glycogen synthase GlgA, whose protein sequence is MQVLHVCSEMFPLLKTGGLADVIGALPAAQIADGVDARVLLPAFPDIRRGIPDAQVVTRRDTFAGRITLLFGHFNGVGIYLIDAPHLYDRPGSPYHDTNLFAYTDNVLRFALLGWVGCEMACGFDPFWRPDVVHAHDWHAGLAPAYLAARGHPAKSVFTVHNLAYQGMFYAKHMDDIQLPWSFFNVHGLEFNGQISFLKAGLYYADHITAVSPTYAREITEPQFAYGMEGLLQQRHREGRLSGVLNGVDEKIWSPETDLLLASRYTRDTLEEKAENKRQLQIAMGLKVNDKVPLFAVVSRLTSQKGLDLVLEALPGLLEQGGQLALLGAGDPVLQEGFLAAAAEHPGQVGVQIGYHEAFSHRIMGGADVILVPSRFEPCGLTQLYGLKYGTLPLVRRTGGLADTVSDSSLENLADGIASGFVFEDSNAWSLLRAIRRAFVLWSRPSLWRFVQRQAMTMDFSWQVAAKSYRELYYRLK, encoded by the coding sequence ATGCAGGTTTTACACGTTTGTTCAGAGATGTTCCCCCTGTTAAAAACCGGGGGACTGGCGGATGTTATTGGGGCGTTACCCGCAGCGCAAATAGCGGACGGCGTGGATGCCCGCGTGTTGCTCCCGGCGTTTCCTGATATTCGTCGCGGCATTCCCGATGCGCAGGTCGTGACGCGTCGGGATACCTTCGCCGGACGTATCACGCTGCTTTTCGGGCATTTCAACGGCGTGGGTATTTACCTGATTGACGCGCCGCATCTCTATGACCGTCCCGGTAGCCCGTATCACGACACTAACCTGTTTGCCTATACGGATAACGTACTGCGTTTTGCGCTGCTGGGTTGGGTCGGCTGTGAAATGGCCTGCGGCTTTGACCCATTCTGGCGCCCGGATGTGGTGCATGCGCACGACTGGCATGCCGGACTGGCCCCGGCGTATCTGGCGGCGCGCGGCCATCCGGCGAAATCGGTGTTTACCGTACACAACCTGGCGTATCAAGGCATGTTTTATGCAAAGCATATGGATGACATCCAATTGCCATGGTCGTTCTTTAATGTGCACGGACTGGAGTTTAACGGACAGATTTCGTTCCTGAAGGCCGGATTGTACTACGCCGACCACATTACGGCAGTCAGCCCGACCTACGCGCGGGAAATTACCGAGCCGCAATTCGCCTACGGCATGGAAGGTCTGTTGCAGCAACGTCATCGTGAAGGACGTCTTTCCGGCGTGCTGAACGGCGTTGATGAAAAAATCTGGAGCCCGGAAACCGATCTGCTGTTGGCATCGCGATATACGCGCGACACGCTGGAGGAGAAGGCGGAGAACAAACGTCAGCTACAGATAGCGATGGGACTTAAGGTTAACGATAAAGTGCCGCTGTTTGCTGTCGTCAGCCGCCTGACCAGTCAGAAAGGGCTGGATCTGGTGCTGGAAGCGCTGCCGGGGTTGTTAGAGCAGGGTGGGCAACTGGCATTGCTTGGCGCGGGCGATCCGGTTTTACAGGAAGGTTTCCTCGCCGCGGCGGCGGAACATCCAGGGCAAGTGGGCGTGCAGATTGGCTATCACGAAGCCTTCTCGCACCGCATTATGGGGGGGGCCGATGTCATATTGGTTCCCAGCCGTTTCGAGCCGTGTGGCTTAACGCAGTTGTATGGACTGAAGTACGGTACGCTGCCGCTGGTGCGGCGCACCGGTGGGCTGGCTGATACGGTCTCTGACAGTTCGCTGGAAAACCTGGCGGACGGTATCGCCAGTGGGTTTGTATTTGAAGATAGTAATGCCTGGTCGCTGCTACGTGCGATCCGGCGTGCTTTCGTATTGTGGTCCCGGCCTTCGCTGTGGCGGTTTGTACAACGTCAGGCCATGACCATGGATTTTAGCTGGCAAGTCGCGGCGAAGTCATACCGTGAGCTTTACTATCGCTTGAAATAG
- the glgX gene encoding glycogen debranching protein GlgX encodes MTQLATGNATPHGATYDGHGVNFTLFSAHAERVELCVFDEQGCELRYDLPGRSGDVWHGYLANARPGLRYGYRVHGPWQPQQGHRFNPAKLLLDPCARRVDGELKDNPLLHGGLNEPDNHDNAAIALKGVVVSDRYDWEDDAPPRTPWGNTVIYEAHVKGLTYLHPDLPEEIRGTYKALGHPVMIDYFKRLGITALELLPVAHFASEPRLQRLGLSNYWGYNPVAMFALHPAYACSPESALDEFRDAVKALHKAGIEVILDIVLNHSAELDLEGPVFSLRGIDNRSYYWIRDDGDYYNWTGCGNTLNLSHPGVVEYACECLRYWVETCHVDGFRFDLASVMGRTPTFRQDAPLFTAIQNCPLLSRVKLIAEPWDIGEGGYQVGNFPPPFAEWNDHFRDATRRFWLQRNLSLGEFAGRFAASSDVFKRQGRKPSATVNLVTAHDGFTLRDCVCFTNKHNEANGEENRDGTSNNYSDNHGKEGLGGTLDLIERRRDSIHALLTTLLLSQGTPMLLAGDEHGHSQHGNNNAYCQDNALTWLDWQQANSGLTTFTAALIHLRRQIPALTGDCWWEEGDGNVHWLNKYAQPLSADEWQNGPRQMQILLSDRFLIAINATLEVTDIVLPEGEWHAIPPFAGEDNPVLTAVWQGPAHGLCVFQRR; translated from the coding sequence TATGCGTATTCGATGAGCAAGGCTGCGAACTCCGCTATGACCTGCCGGGGCGTAGCGGCGATGTCTGGCACGGCTATCTGGCCAACGCCCGTCCAGGTCTGCGCTATGGTTATCGTGTACATGGTCCATGGCAGCCGCAGCAGGGCCACCGGTTTAATCCGGCGAAGCTGCTGCTTGACCCTTGCGCGCGTCGGGTGGATGGCGAGTTAAAAGATAACCCGCTGCTGCACGGCGGGTTAAATGAACCGGATAATCATGATAACGCCGCCATTGCGCTGAAGGGCGTTGTGGTGTCCGACCGTTATGACTGGGAGGATGACGCCCCGCCGCGCACGCCGTGGGGCAATACCGTGATTTACGAAGCGCATGTTAAAGGGCTGACGTATTTGCATCCTGACCTGCCGGAAGAGATTCGCGGAACCTACAAGGCGCTGGGCCACCCGGTGATGATCGACTATTTCAAGCGCCTCGGCATTACCGCCCTGGAGCTGCTTCCGGTGGCGCATTTTGCCAGCGAACCGCGGCTTCAGCGGCTGGGCCTGTCGAACTACTGGGGCTACAACCCGGTGGCGATGTTCGCGTTGCATCCGGCTTATGCCTGCTCACCGGAGAGTGCGCTTGATGAGTTTCGCGATGCGGTAAAAGCGCTGCACAAAGCGGGGATTGAGGTCATTCTCGACATCGTTTTGAACCACAGCGCCGAGCTTGATCTCGAAGGGCCCGTCTTCTCGCTGCGCGGAATTGATAACCGTAGCTATTATTGGATCAGGGACGATGGTGATTACTACAACTGGACCGGTTGTGGGAACACCCTCAACCTGAGCCATCCAGGCGTTGTGGAATACGCATGCGAATGCCTGCGCTACTGGGTTGAAACCTGTCATGTGGATGGTTTTCGTTTTGATTTGGCTTCCGTCATGGGGCGTACACCTACGTTTCGTCAGGATGCGCCGCTGTTTACCGCGATCCAAAACTGTCCGCTGCTCTCACGCGTTAAGCTGATTGCGGAACCGTGGGATATTGGTGAAGGCGGGTATCAGGTGGGGAATTTCCCCCCGCCGTTTGCCGAGTGGAATGATCATTTCCGTGATGCGACGCGACGCTTCTGGCTCCAACGTAACCTCTCGTTGGGCGAGTTTGCCGGCCGTTTTGCCGCATCCAGCGACGTGTTTAAACGCCAGGGCCGCAAACCCAGCGCTACGGTCAATCTGGTGACCGCGCACGACGGTTTTACGCTACGCGACTGTGTTTGCTTCACAAATAAGCACAATGAAGCGAATGGTGAGGAAAATCGCGACGGCACTAGCAATAACTACAGCGACAATCATGGTAAAGAAGGATTAGGCGGCACGCTGGACCTGATTGAGCGGCGGCGTGACAGCATTCATGCGCTGTTAACCACGCTGTTGCTCTCACAGGGGACGCCGATGTTGCTGGCGGGCGATGAGCATGGTCATAGCCAGCACGGCAACAATAACGCTTACTGCCAGGATAACGCCTTAACCTGGCTGGACTGGCAGCAGGCAAACAGTGGGCTAACCACATTTACCGCCGCGCTGATTCATCTGCGCCGACAAATACCTGCATTAACAGGTGATTGCTGGTGGGAAGAGGGCGACGGCAATGTGCATTGGCTGAATAAGTACGCACAACCCTTAAGTGCGGATGAGTGGCAAAACGGCCCGAGGCAGATGCAAATTCTGCTTTCAGACCGTTTCCTGATTGCAATAAACGCCACGCTTGAGGTGACAGATATCGTTTTACCTGAAGGGGAATGGCACGCCATTCCCCCATTTGCCGGAGAGGATAATCCGGTGCTTACGGCTGTCTGGCAGGGACCTGCGCACGGACTGTGTGTGTTCCAGAGAAGATAA
- the glgP gene encoding glycogen phosphorylase translates to MNAPFTYASPTLSVEALKHSIAYKLMFTIGKDPVIANKHEWLNATLFAVRDRLVERWLRSNRAQLSQETRQVYYLSMEFLIGRTLSNALLSLGIYDDVKNALEGMGLDLEDLIDEENDPGLGNGGLGRLAACFLDSLATLGLPGRGYGIRYDYGMFKQNIVDGRQKESPDYWLEYGNPWEFKRHNTRYKVRFGGRIQQEGKKTRWIETEEILAVAYDQIIPGYDTDATNTLRLWNAQASSEINLGKFNQGDYFAAVEDKNHSENVSRVLYPDDSTYSGRELRLRQEYFLVSSTVQDILSRHYQLHKTYDNLADKIAIHLNDTHPVLSIPELMRLLIDEHKFSWDDAFEVCCQVFSYTNHTLMSEALETWPVDMLGKILPRHLQIIFEINDYFLKTLQEQYPNDTSLLGRTSIIDESNGRRVRMAWLAVVVSHKVNGVSELHSNLMVQSLFADFAKIFPTRFCNVTNGVTPRRWLALANPSLSEVLDENIGRTWRTDLSQLSELEQHCDYPLVNQAVRRAKLENKKRLATLIAQQLNVVVNPKSLFDVQIKRIHEYKRQLMNVLHVITRYNRIKADPDAEWVPRVNIFAGKAASAYYMAKHIIHLINDVAKVINNDPQIGDKLKVVFIPNYSVSLAQVIIPAADLSEQISLAGTEASGTSNMKFALNGALTIGTLDGANVEMLEHVGAENIFIFGNTAEEVEALRSQGYKPREYYEKDEELHQVLTQIGSGVFSPEEPGRYRDLVDSLINFGDHYQVLADYRSYVDCQDKVDELYRHPEEWTTKSMINIANMGYFSSDRTIKEYAENIWHIDSVRL, encoded by the coding sequence ATGAATGCTCCATTTACTTATGCATCGCCCACACTCAGCGTAGAGGCACTTAAGCATTCTATCGCCTATAAGCTGATGTTTACGATTGGTAAGGACCCGGTCATTGCCAATAAACATGAGTGGCTGAACGCCACGTTGTTCGCGGTGCGCGATCGTCTCGTGGAGCGCTGGCTGCGTTCTAACCGTGCGCAATTATCTCAGGAAACTCGCCAGGTCTATTACCTGTCCATGGAGTTTTTGATTGGCCGCACGCTTTCCAATGCACTGTTATCGTTGGGTATTTATGACGATGTCAAAAATGCGCTGGAAGGTATGGGGTTGGATCTTGAAGATCTGATCGACGAAGAAAACGACCCGGGTCTTGGCAACGGCGGTCTCGGGCGCCTGGCGGCCTGTTTCCTGGACTCACTGGCAACGCTGGGCCTGCCGGGACGCGGCTACGGTATTCGTTATGACTACGGCATGTTCAAGCAGAACATTGTTGATGGCCGACAGAAAGAGTCGCCGGACTACTGGCTGGAATACGGTAACCCGTGGGAATTCAAACGCCACAATACGCGCTACAAAGTGCGCTTTGGCGGGCGTATTCAGCAGGAAGGCAAGAAAACGCGCTGGATAGAAACCGAAGAGATCCTCGCGGTTGCTTACGACCAGATTATCCCTGGTTACGACACTGACGCCACCAACACGCTGCGCCTGTGGAATGCCCAGGCCAGTAGCGAGATCAATCTCGGTAAATTTAACCAGGGCGACTACTTTGCGGCGGTGGAAGATAAAAACCACTCCGAGAACGTCTCCCGCGTACTGTACCCGGACGACTCCACCTATTCGGGACGCGAACTGCGTTTGCGCCAAGAGTATTTCCTGGTCTCCTCCACGGTGCAGGACATCCTGAGCCGTCATTACCAGTTGCACAAAACCTACGACAACCTGGCGGATAAAATCGCCATTCACCTCAATGACACCCATCCGGTGCTGTCGATCCCTGAGCTGATGCGCCTGCTGATCGATGAGCACAAGTTCAGTTGGGACGATGCGTTTGAGGTCTGTTGCCAGGTCTTCTCGTACACCAACCACACCTTGATGAGCGAAGCGCTGGAGACCTGGCCCGTCGATATGCTGGGCAAAATTCTGCCGCGCCATCTGCAAATTATCTTCGAGATCAACGACTACTTCCTTAAGACCTTGCAGGAACAGTACCCGAACGATACCAGCCTGCTGGGGCGGACGTCGATTATCGATGAATCTAACGGTCGCCGCGTACGTATGGCATGGCTGGCGGTGGTAGTGAGCCACAAGGTTAACGGTGTTTCCGAGCTGCACTCCAACCTGATGGTGCAGTCGCTGTTTGCTGATTTTGCGAAGATTTTCCCGACTCGTTTTTGCAACGTCACCAACGGCGTGACGCCGCGTCGCTGGCTGGCGCTGGCTAACCCGTCGCTCTCTGAAGTGCTGGATGAGAATATTGGCCGCACCTGGCGAACCGATCTCAGCCAGCTCAGCGAGCTTGAGCAGCATTGCGATTATCCGCTGGTAAATCAGGCGGTGCGCCGTGCGAAGCTGGAGAATAAAAAGCGTCTGGCCACGCTCATTGCCCAGCAGCTTAACGTGGTGGTGAACCCGAAATCGCTGTTTGATGTGCAGATCAAGCGTATTCACGAATACAAACGCCAGTTGATGAACGTGCTGCATGTAATCACCCGCTACAACCGCATTAAGGCCGATCCTGACGCCGAGTGGGTGCCGCGTGTGAATATCTTCGCCGGTAAAGCGGCTTCGGCCTATTATATGGCGAAGCACATCATTCACCTGATCAACGACGTCGCGAAGGTGATCAACAACGATCCGCAAATTGGCGACAAGCTGAAAGTGGTGTTTATCCCCAACTACAGCGTCAGCCTGGCGCAGGTGATTATTCCTGCTGCCGACCTGTCTGAGCAGATTTCTCTGGCCGGGACCGAAGCCTCTGGTACCAGTAATATGAAATTTGCCCTCAACGGCGCGCTGACCATCGGGACGCTGGACGGCGCCAACGTAGAGATGCTGGAGCACGTGGGCGCAGAGAATATCTTTATCTTTGGTAATACGGCGGAAGAGGTCGAGGCTTTACGCAGCCAGGGTTACAAGCCGCGTGAGTATTACGAGAAAGATGAAGAGCTACACCAGGTGCTGACGCAGATCGGCAGCGGTGTATTCAGCCCTGAGGAGCCGGGACGCTATCGTGACCTGGTGGACTCGCTGATCAACTTTGGCGACCACTATCAGGTTCTGGCGGATTATCGCAGCTACGTTGACTGCCAGGATAAGGTTGATGAACTGTATCGTCACCCGGAAGAGTGGACCACCAAGTCGATGATTAATATCGCCAACATGGGCTACTTCTCGTCGGACAGGACGATTAAAGAGTACGCCGAAAACATCTGGCATATTGATTCGGTGCGGTTGTAA
- the glgC gene encoding glucose-1-phosphate adenylyltransferase: MVSLEKNDRVMLARQLPLKSVALILAGGRGTRLKDLTNKRAKPAVHFGGKFRIIDFALSNCINSGIRRIGVITQYQSHTLVQHIQRGWSFFSEEMNEFVDLLPAQQRMQGENWYRGTADAVTQNLDIIRRYKAEYVVILAGDHIYKQDYSRMLIDHVEKGARCTVACMPVPIEEASAFGVMDVDDTDKIIEFVEKPANPPAMPGDPTKSLASMGIYIFNADYLYELLAEDDLDENSSHDFGKDIIPKITEAGMAYAHPFPLSCVQSDPESEPYWRDVGTLEAYWKANLDLASVTPELDMYDQDWPIRTHMESLPPAKFVQDRSGSHGMTLNSLVSGGCIISGSVVVQSVLFPRVRVNSFCNIDSAVLLPEVWVGRSCRLRRCIIDRACVIPEGMIIGENAEEDARRFYRSEEGIVLVTREMLRKLQIKQER, encoded by the coding sequence ATGGTGAGTTTAGAGAAGAACGATCGTGTAATGTTGGCGCGCCAGCTGCCATTAAAATCTGTTGCCCTGATCCTGGCCGGTGGCCGCGGCACCCGCCTGAAAGATTTAACCAACAAACGTGCCAAACCCGCCGTGCACTTTGGCGGAAAGTTCCGCATTATCGATTTTGCTTTATCCAACTGTATTAACTCCGGGATCCGTCGCATTGGCGTGATCACCCAGTACCAGTCCCACACGCTGGTGCAGCACATTCAGCGCGGCTGGTCATTCTTTAGCGAAGAGATGAATGAGTTTGTCGATTTGCTGCCTGCCCAGCAGAGAATGCAGGGTGAAAACTGGTATCGCGGCACGGCGGATGCGGTGACCCAAAACCTGGACATCATTCGACGCTATAAAGCGGAATATGTGGTGATCCTCGCGGGCGATCATATCTACAAGCAGGACTACTCACGCATGCTGATCGACCACGTCGAGAAAGGCGCGCGTTGCACCGTGGCCTGTATGCCAGTGCCTATTGAAGAGGCCAGCGCGTTTGGCGTGATGGACGTGGACGACACTGATAAAATTATCGAGTTCGTTGAAAAACCTGCCAACCCGCCAGCTATGCCAGGCGATCCGACCAAATCCCTTGCCAGTATGGGGATCTACATTTTTAACGCCGACTACCTGTATGAATTGCTGGCGGAAGATGACCTCGATGAAAACTCCAGTCACGATTTCGGCAAAGACATTATCCCGAAAATCACTGAAGCTGGCATGGCGTATGCACATCCATTCCCGCTGTCCTGCGTGCAGTCTGACCCGGAATCCGAGCCGTACTGGCGCGATGTGGGAACGCTGGAAGCCTACTGGAAAGCGAACCTCGATCTGGCTTCGGTGACCCCTGAACTGGATATGTACGACCAGGACTGGCCAATCCGTACGCATATGGAGTCTCTGCCACCGGCGAAATTTGTGCAGGACCGTTCCGGTAGCCACGGTATGACGCTGAACTCGCTGGTTTCCGGCGGCTGTATTATTTCTGGTTCGGTGGTGGTGCAGTCCGTTTTGTTCCCGCGAGTGCGGGTGAATTCATTCTGTAACATTGATTCGGCAGTGTTGTTACCTGAAGTGTGGGTGGGACGTTCGTGCCGCTTACGTCGTTGCATTATCGACCGTGCCTGCGTTATTCCTGAAGGCATGATCATTGGTGAAAACGCGGAAGAAGATGCACGTCGTTTCTACCGTTCAGAGGAAGGTATTGTGCTGGTCACGCGTGAAATGCTGCGCAAACTGCAGATCAAACAGGAGCGATAA